In the Pseudomonadota bacterium genome, one interval contains:
- the cas2e gene encoding type I-E CRISPR-associated endoribonuclease Cas2e → MLELASGVYTSYPMSAAVRDRVWAVLQKWGVGTRGDSAVMTWPDASSPGGQQIRCLGEATTTLVETPSIVLARRQIPEDELRSLTIRVDPVPF, encoded by the coding sequence ATGCTTGAACTAGCCTCCGGTGTGTACACATCGTACCCCATGAGCGCGGCTGTGCGAGACCGTGTCTGGGCTGTACTGCAGAAATGGGGGGTGGGTACGCGTGGCGACAGCGCGGTCATGACCTGGCCAGACGCAAGCTCTCCGGGCGGCCAGCAGATTCGCTGCCTCGGTGAGGCGACGACAACCTTGGTTGAGACCCCTTCAATCGTTCTCGCACGCAGGCAGATTCCCGAGGACGAACTGCGTTCCTTGACAATTCGCGTAGACCCTGTGCCATTCTAG